From a region of the Megalops cyprinoides isolate fMegCyp1 chromosome 13, fMegCyp1.pri, whole genome shotgun sequence genome:
- the LOC118788566 gene encoding anoctamin-5-like isoform X1 — MNRITGKTKDETLIEMQNTADSGGEDTIDHIPNSVSLRESQLPGHSESEHVVETVPFVPSLSGGQSQSANKDSVFFRDGVRRIDFVLSYVDDKNDEKKQERRREFEANLMKVGLELETEDKSQSEDQKTYFLKIHAPWEVLATYADVLKIKVPFKVNDIPSTQEIPMAWLFTPFRLPEHIMNPEPDYFTSHFNKGKIDFFLINDKETLFPPSTRNRIVYYILSRCPYYKEEHRDKDKKGIKRLLNNSTYLSAFPLHDSRYWKKSRNAKCESERYTLYKHWAHFFCFYKEQPLNRIRKYYGEKIGVYFAWLGFYTEMLFFAAVVGLICFISGVLTYNDNIWSKEICDPNIGGNILMCPLCDKKCHFWKLNSTCTASWQSHLFDNVGTVFFAIFMGIWVTLFLEFWKRRQARLEYEWDLVDFEEEQQQLQLRPEYETKCTGRRLNRITQEMEPYLSLTSKCARFCLSGATVIFWMALICACITGVIAYRLAVYAAFASIMKDSSTSKLQLVGSLITPQLATSVTASCINFVIIMILNFLYERVAIWVTDMEIPKTHLEYENKLTMKMFLFQFVNYYSSCFYVAFFKGKFVGRPGDYHYMFGKLRNEECDPGGCLIELTTQLVIVMAGKQVWGNIQEALVPWLCNWWGSRKARSNSDIVYSRWEQDHDLQNFSQLGLFYEYLEMVIQFGFITLFVASFPLAPLLALFNNILEVRVDAWKLTTQFRRPVAAKARSIGAWLEILNGMAVLSVITNAFIVAFTSDMIPRLVYLYVYQPNKTATMEGYINNSLSVVNISVLVHQPENEEDPPWFNRTTMTTCRYRDYRYPSGHEKEYMHTMQFWHILAAKLAFIIIMEHVVFGVKVFVAWMIPDVPSEVKARIKRERYLVQEYLHNYEVEKLKVQLSQHNGYHSAEQDNAVCAIQNTPEILPECL, encoded by the exons GAGAAGACACCATTGACCATATCCCAAACTCCGTATCCCTCAGAGAGTCTCAGCTGCCAGGGCAttcagag AGCGAGCATGTCGTGGAGACCGTGCCCTTCGTCCCCAGCCTCTCAGGG ggccAATCACAGAGCGCGAACAAAGACTCAGTCTTCTTCAGGGATGGAGTGCGCAGGATCGACTTTGTCCTGTCATACGTGGATGACAAGAATGATGAGAAGAAGCAG GAGCGGAGGAGAGAATTTGAGGCCAACTTGATGAAAGtggggctggagctggagaCGGAGGACAAGTCG CAATCCGAAGATCAGAAGACGTACTTCCTGAAGATCCACGCCCCCTGGGAGGTGCTGGCCACCTACGCGGATGTGCTGAAGATCAAGGTGCCGTTTAAGGTCAACGACATCCCCAGCACCCAGGAGATCCCGATGGCGTGGCTGTTCACACCCTTCCGCCTGCCCGAGCACATCATGAACCCCGAGCCCGACTACTTCACGTCCCACTTCAACAAGGGGAAGATCGACTTCTTCCTCATCAATGACAAGGAGACCCTCTTCCCACCCTCCACACGCAACAGGATT GTGTACTACATCCTTTCACGCTGTCCCTACTACAAGGAGGAACATAGGGACAAGGACAAGAAGGGCATCAAGCGGTTGCTGAACAACAGCACTTACCTCTCAGCTTTCCCGCTGCATGAT AGTCGCTACTGGAAGAAATCCAGGAATGCCAAATGTGAGAGCGAGAGGTACACTCTGTACAAACACTGGGCCCACTTCTTCTGCTTCTACAAGGAACAGCCTCTCAACCGCATCCG GAAATACTATGGGGAGAAGATCGGGGTCTACTTCGCTTGGCTCGGCTTCTACACAGAGATGCTCTTCTTTGCTGCTGTGGTGGGACTGATCTGCTTCATTTCTGGTGTCCTCACCTATAATGACAATATCTGGAG TAAAGAAATCTGTGACCCTAACATTGGGGGCAACATTCTGATGTGTCCACTGTGTGATAAAAAGTGCCATTTCTGGAAGCTCAACTCCACATGCACAGCATCGTGG CAATCACATCTGTTTGACAATGTGGGAACAGTGTTCTTTGCCATATTCATGGGGATTTGGG TCACCCTGTTCCTGGAGTTCTGGAAGCGGCGGCAGGCCCGTCTTGAGTACGAGTGGGACCTGGTGGATTtcgaggaggagcagcagcagctccagctccggcCCGAGTACGAGACCAAGTGCACTGGCCGTCGGCTCAACCGCATCACCCAG GAAATGGAGCCTTACTTATCCCTAACAAGTAAATGTGCTCGCTTCTGCCTGTCTGGAGCAACTGTCATATTCTGG ATGGCGCTGATTTGCGCCTGCATCACTGGCGTGATAGCGTACCGGCTGGCGGTGTACGCTGCCTTCGCGAGCATCATGAAGGACAGCTCGACGAGCAAGCTGCAGCTGGTGGGGTCCCTCATCACCCCGCAGCTGGCCACCTCCGTCACTGCCTCCTGCATCAACTTCGTCATCATCATGATCCTCAACTTCCTGTATGAGCGCGTGGCCATCTGGGTCACCGACATGG AAATTCCAAAGACTCACCTGGagtatgaaaacaaactgaccaTGAAGATGTTCCTCTTTCAGTTTGTGAACTACTACTCCTCCTGTTTCTATGTGGCCTTCTTCAAGGGCAAGTTCGTGGGCCGCCCCGGGGACTACCATTACATGTTTGGCAAGCTGAGGAACGAAGAG TGTGACCCTGGTGGCTGCCTCATTGAGCTGACCACCCAGCTGGTGATTGTGATGGCTGGCAAGCAGGTCTGGGGGAACATCCAGGAGGCGCTGGTGCC GTGGCTGTGTAACTGGTGGGGCAGCCGGAAGGCACGCAGCAACAGTGACATCGTCTACAGCCGCTGGGAGCAGGACCACGACCTGCAGAACTTCAGCCAGCTGGGCCTCTTCTACGAGTACCTGGAGATGG TGATCCAGTTCGGCTTCATCACCCTCTTTGTGGCCTCCTTCCCACTGGCTCCCCTGCTGGCGCTCTTCAACAACATCCTGGAGGTGCGCGTGGACGCCTGGAAGCTGACGACGCAGTTCCGCCGGCCCGTGGCCGCCAAGGCGCGCAGCATCGGCGCCTGGCTGGAGATCCTCAACGGCATGGCCGTGCTGTCCGTCATCACCAAC GCTTTCATCGTGGCCTTTACCTCCGACATGATCCCCCGGCTGGTGTACCTGTATGTCTACCAGCCTAACAAGACCGCCACAATGGAGGGCTACATCAACAACAGCCTGTCGGTGGTCAACATTTCCGTGCTCGTTCACCAGCCCGAAAACGAGGAGGACCCTCCCTGGTTCAACAGGACGACCATGACCACCTGCAG GTACCGCGACTACCGCTACCCTTCGGGCCATGAAAAGGAGTACATGCACACGATGCAGTTCTGGCACATCCTGGCAGCTAAGCTggccttcatcatcatcatggag CACGTGGTGTTCGGGGTGAAGGTCTTTGTGGCCTGGATGATCCCCGACGTGCCCTCGGAGGTGAAGGCCCGGATCAAGCGAGAGCGCTACCTGGTCCAGGAGTATCTGCACAACTACGAGGTGGAGAAGCTGAAAGTCCAGCTGAGCCAGCATAATGGCTACCACAGCGCAGAGCAGGATAATGCAGTCTGCGCCATCCAGAACACGCCAGAGATTTTACCCGAGTGCCTGTAG
- the LOC118788566 gene encoding anoctamin-5-like isoform X2, with protein sequence MNRITGKTKDETLIEMQNTADSGGEDTIDHIPNSVSLRESQLPGHSEGQSQSANKDSVFFRDGVRRIDFVLSYVDDKNDEKKQERRREFEANLMKVGLELETEDKSQSEDQKTYFLKIHAPWEVLATYADVLKIKVPFKVNDIPSTQEIPMAWLFTPFRLPEHIMNPEPDYFTSHFNKGKIDFFLINDKETLFPPSTRNRIVYYILSRCPYYKEEHRDKDKKGIKRLLNNSTYLSAFPLHDSRYWKKSRNAKCESERYTLYKHWAHFFCFYKEQPLNRIRKYYGEKIGVYFAWLGFYTEMLFFAAVVGLICFISGVLTYNDNIWSKEICDPNIGGNILMCPLCDKKCHFWKLNSTCTASWQSHLFDNVGTVFFAIFMGIWVTLFLEFWKRRQARLEYEWDLVDFEEEQQQLQLRPEYETKCTGRRLNRITQEMEPYLSLTSKCARFCLSGATVIFWMALICACITGVIAYRLAVYAAFASIMKDSSTSKLQLVGSLITPQLATSVTASCINFVIIMILNFLYERVAIWVTDMEIPKTHLEYENKLTMKMFLFQFVNYYSSCFYVAFFKGKFVGRPGDYHYMFGKLRNEECDPGGCLIELTTQLVIVMAGKQVWGNIQEALVPWLCNWWGSRKARSNSDIVYSRWEQDHDLQNFSQLGLFYEYLEMVIQFGFITLFVASFPLAPLLALFNNILEVRVDAWKLTTQFRRPVAAKARSIGAWLEILNGMAVLSVITNAFIVAFTSDMIPRLVYLYVYQPNKTATMEGYINNSLSVVNISVLVHQPENEEDPPWFNRTTMTTCRYRDYRYPSGHEKEYMHTMQFWHILAAKLAFIIIMEHVVFGVKVFVAWMIPDVPSEVKARIKRERYLVQEYLHNYEVEKLKVQLSQHNGYHSAEQDNAVCAIQNTPEILPECL encoded by the exons GAGAAGACACCATTGACCATATCCCAAACTCCGTATCCCTCAGAGAGTCTCAGCTGCCAGGGCAttcagag ggccAATCACAGAGCGCGAACAAAGACTCAGTCTTCTTCAGGGATGGAGTGCGCAGGATCGACTTTGTCCTGTCATACGTGGATGACAAGAATGATGAGAAGAAGCAG GAGCGGAGGAGAGAATTTGAGGCCAACTTGATGAAAGtggggctggagctggagaCGGAGGACAAGTCG CAATCCGAAGATCAGAAGACGTACTTCCTGAAGATCCACGCCCCCTGGGAGGTGCTGGCCACCTACGCGGATGTGCTGAAGATCAAGGTGCCGTTTAAGGTCAACGACATCCCCAGCACCCAGGAGATCCCGATGGCGTGGCTGTTCACACCCTTCCGCCTGCCCGAGCACATCATGAACCCCGAGCCCGACTACTTCACGTCCCACTTCAACAAGGGGAAGATCGACTTCTTCCTCATCAATGACAAGGAGACCCTCTTCCCACCCTCCACACGCAACAGGATT GTGTACTACATCCTTTCACGCTGTCCCTACTACAAGGAGGAACATAGGGACAAGGACAAGAAGGGCATCAAGCGGTTGCTGAACAACAGCACTTACCTCTCAGCTTTCCCGCTGCATGAT AGTCGCTACTGGAAGAAATCCAGGAATGCCAAATGTGAGAGCGAGAGGTACACTCTGTACAAACACTGGGCCCACTTCTTCTGCTTCTACAAGGAACAGCCTCTCAACCGCATCCG GAAATACTATGGGGAGAAGATCGGGGTCTACTTCGCTTGGCTCGGCTTCTACACAGAGATGCTCTTCTTTGCTGCTGTGGTGGGACTGATCTGCTTCATTTCTGGTGTCCTCACCTATAATGACAATATCTGGAG TAAAGAAATCTGTGACCCTAACATTGGGGGCAACATTCTGATGTGTCCACTGTGTGATAAAAAGTGCCATTTCTGGAAGCTCAACTCCACATGCACAGCATCGTGG CAATCACATCTGTTTGACAATGTGGGAACAGTGTTCTTTGCCATATTCATGGGGATTTGGG TCACCCTGTTCCTGGAGTTCTGGAAGCGGCGGCAGGCCCGTCTTGAGTACGAGTGGGACCTGGTGGATTtcgaggaggagcagcagcagctccagctccggcCCGAGTACGAGACCAAGTGCACTGGCCGTCGGCTCAACCGCATCACCCAG GAAATGGAGCCTTACTTATCCCTAACAAGTAAATGTGCTCGCTTCTGCCTGTCTGGAGCAACTGTCATATTCTGG ATGGCGCTGATTTGCGCCTGCATCACTGGCGTGATAGCGTACCGGCTGGCGGTGTACGCTGCCTTCGCGAGCATCATGAAGGACAGCTCGACGAGCAAGCTGCAGCTGGTGGGGTCCCTCATCACCCCGCAGCTGGCCACCTCCGTCACTGCCTCCTGCATCAACTTCGTCATCATCATGATCCTCAACTTCCTGTATGAGCGCGTGGCCATCTGGGTCACCGACATGG AAATTCCAAAGACTCACCTGGagtatgaaaacaaactgaccaTGAAGATGTTCCTCTTTCAGTTTGTGAACTACTACTCCTCCTGTTTCTATGTGGCCTTCTTCAAGGGCAAGTTCGTGGGCCGCCCCGGGGACTACCATTACATGTTTGGCAAGCTGAGGAACGAAGAG TGTGACCCTGGTGGCTGCCTCATTGAGCTGACCACCCAGCTGGTGATTGTGATGGCTGGCAAGCAGGTCTGGGGGAACATCCAGGAGGCGCTGGTGCC GTGGCTGTGTAACTGGTGGGGCAGCCGGAAGGCACGCAGCAACAGTGACATCGTCTACAGCCGCTGGGAGCAGGACCACGACCTGCAGAACTTCAGCCAGCTGGGCCTCTTCTACGAGTACCTGGAGATGG TGATCCAGTTCGGCTTCATCACCCTCTTTGTGGCCTCCTTCCCACTGGCTCCCCTGCTGGCGCTCTTCAACAACATCCTGGAGGTGCGCGTGGACGCCTGGAAGCTGACGACGCAGTTCCGCCGGCCCGTGGCCGCCAAGGCGCGCAGCATCGGCGCCTGGCTGGAGATCCTCAACGGCATGGCCGTGCTGTCCGTCATCACCAAC GCTTTCATCGTGGCCTTTACCTCCGACATGATCCCCCGGCTGGTGTACCTGTATGTCTACCAGCCTAACAAGACCGCCACAATGGAGGGCTACATCAACAACAGCCTGTCGGTGGTCAACATTTCCGTGCTCGTTCACCAGCCCGAAAACGAGGAGGACCCTCCCTGGTTCAACAGGACGACCATGACCACCTGCAG GTACCGCGACTACCGCTACCCTTCGGGCCATGAAAAGGAGTACATGCACACGATGCAGTTCTGGCACATCCTGGCAGCTAAGCTggccttcatcatcatcatggag CACGTGGTGTTCGGGGTGAAGGTCTTTGTGGCCTGGATGATCCCCGACGTGCCCTCGGAGGTGAAGGCCCGGATCAAGCGAGAGCGCTACCTGGTCCAGGAGTATCTGCACAACTACGAGGTGGAGAAGCTGAAAGTCCAGCTGAGCCAGCATAATGGCTACCACAGCGCAGAGCAGGATAATGCAGTCTGCGCCATCCAGAACACGCCAGAGATTTTACCCGAGTGCCTGTAG